In one window of Methanosarcina vacuolata Z-761 DNA:
- the brxC gene encoding BREX system P-loop protein BrxC — MKNREIYQKDPASIKLVNEGVAYVNDDKTLQAMKVLRYELDTFVCDGQYQKGLEHILETYLRNISEAQQPGVWVSGFYGSGKSHLVKMLRSLWVDVTFDDGATARSIASLPKNINDLLRELSTRAKRYGGLHAASGTLGAGSSESVRLALLRIIFKSVDLPEQYPVARFVMWLKNEEIYETVRGYVGQNGYDWDEELDNLYVAEGLHAALIQAKSNLFASTETCAEILKNLFPYVKDISSDDMIKAIRQALTNEGKFPLTLIVLDEVQQYIGESSQRSMDVQEAVEACCKNIGGKLLFIGTGQTAVTGTSNLKKLEGRFTVRVELSDSDVDAVIRKVILAKKPQAISTIEQVMQTNLGEISRHLAGTTIGHRQEDIQYFSQDYPILPVRRRFWENTLRVLDQTGTDSQLRNQLSMAHKVIQTKLDDPLGHVVTADYLYFDSADKLLQSRVIPRKVHEKTMSWIKGSEDERLMARACGLVFLINRLAGSNNEIGIKATVDTLADLMVEDLSQGSSYLRSKLPGLLDNCELLMRVGDEYRIQTEESAAWNDEFFSQRNQLANEAHRIETERDDRIRRKFGDTVKKISLKQGVSKVSRDVYPIFDAQLPSDSNKKICVWIRDGWSIDEKSIRVDALQAGNQSPTVFVFIPKRSADDLRHHLIDYKAASATLDKKGVPNTPEGTEARAAMETTKKSAEGQINELLNEAFSGARVFQAGGNEILGNNLQDMILEAAGNSLQRLYPQFYVADHNGWEKVYSNAKKGSPDALKAVGYEGEPATNPVCKNILGFIAGGKKGSEIRSHFEDENFGWSGDAMDGGIQVLLVAGLIRAQDEHGQGIDPRELERKAIGKVIFKVESSTVTTPQRLQVRKLLQKLGCQFKQGEELAVIPEFLQKMNGLAHRAGGEAPKPELPNISSLEEIRLEVGNEQLLSLYNRKDELTQAIDYWNNLAERIERRWPSWISLQELLRHAGEMKAVQEARQQAETIEHQRLLLAEPDLIQPLVKSLEDVLRKELMAQQKRYADELKKQKQQLEADSSWKELSEDERGQLLIKCDITEVPGITVGTHDELLKALKKYPINSWSDRIDALSNRFSKARELAAKSLEPKTQTIDLPRRTFKTEDDIDVWVQEVKEQIKTALGKGPVVIR, encoded by the coding sequence ATGAAAAATAGAGAAATATACCAGAAAGATCCGGCCAGTATAAAGCTTGTAAACGAGGGTGTAGCTTACGTAAATGACGATAAGACTCTCCAGGCGATGAAGGTTCTTCGTTACGAGCTGGATACCTTTGTTTGTGACGGACAATATCAGAAGGGCTTGGAGCACATTCTGGAAACTTACCTTCGAAATATCAGTGAAGCACAGCAACCTGGAGTTTGGGTCAGTGGCTTCTATGGATCAGGGAAGTCTCACCTGGTGAAAATGCTTCGCTCTCTGTGGGTAGATGTGACCTTTGACGATGGAGCTACTGCACGCAGCATCGCCAGTCTCCCAAAGAACATAAATGACCTGCTAAGAGAGCTCAGTACCCGAGCAAAGAGGTACGGTGGACTTCATGCAGCTTCCGGTACATTGGGAGCAGGTTCAAGTGAGAGCGTCCGACTGGCACTTCTCCGCATCATCTTTAAGTCGGTTGATCTTCCAGAGCAGTATCCTGTAGCCCGTTTTGTGATGTGGTTGAAGAACGAAGAGATCTATGAGACCGTACGTGGATATGTGGGGCAAAATGGATACGATTGGGATGAGGAACTGGACAATTTATATGTGGCTGAAGGTCTTCATGCGGCGCTCATCCAAGCCAAGTCCAATTTATTTGCATCAACTGAGACCTGCGCAGAAATTCTCAAGAATCTTTTTCCTTATGTCAAGGACATCAGTAGCGATGATATGATCAAAGCTATCCGTCAAGCTCTGACAAATGAGGGGAAGTTCCCGCTTACTCTTATTGTACTCGATGAGGTTCAGCAGTATATAGGTGAAAGCAGTCAGCGTTCTATGGATGTTCAGGAAGCTGTGGAAGCCTGCTGTAAGAACATTGGTGGCAAGCTCCTGTTCATCGGGACTGGGCAAACAGCAGTAACCGGAACGTCAAATCTGAAAAAGCTGGAAGGCAGGTTTACAGTTCGTGTTGAGCTTTCAGATTCTGATGTAGACGCTGTCATCCGCAAGGTTATTTTGGCCAAAAAGCCCCAAGCCATTTCTACGATTGAGCAAGTGATGCAAACCAATCTGGGGGAAATCTCCAGGCATCTTGCAGGAACAACTATTGGGCACCGACAGGAGGATATTCAGTATTTTTCCCAGGACTATCCAATCCTTCCGGTTCGCCGCCGTTTCTGGGAAAACACTTTGAGAGTGCTCGATCAAACAGGTACTGACAGCCAGCTTCGTAACCAACTCAGCATGGCCCATAAAGTAATCCAGACCAAGCTCGATGATCCACTGGGACACGTTGTCACGGCTGATTATCTCTACTTTGATTCTGCTGACAAACTACTGCAATCTCGTGTTATCCCCAGGAAGGTGCACGAAAAAACCATGAGCTGGATTAAGGGCTCTGAAGATGAACGGCTTATGGCCAGGGCATGTGGCCTAGTGTTCCTAATCAATAGACTTGCCGGAAGTAATAATGAAATTGGAATCAAGGCGACTGTTGACACTCTTGCAGATTTGATGGTGGAAGATCTATCTCAGGGCAGCAGTTACTTGAGGAGTAAGCTCCCCGGTCTTCTGGACAACTGCGAGCTGCTAATGAGAGTAGGAGATGAATATCGTATCCAGACCGAGGAAAGCGCCGCCTGGAACGATGAATTCTTCAGTCAGCGGAACCAGCTAGCAAATGAAGCTCATCGCATCGAAACGGAACGTGATGATCGTATTCGCCGCAAGTTCGGTGATACTGTAAAAAAGATTTCTCTAAAACAGGGTGTCTCTAAAGTCTCACGTGATGTTTATCCAATCTTTGATGCACAGTTGCCTTCAGATAGCAACAAGAAAATCTGTGTCTGGATCCGGGATGGTTGGAGTATAGATGAAAAATCTATTAGAGTGGATGCGTTACAGGCTGGAAACCAATCTCCTACTGTTTTTGTCTTTATCCCTAAACGTTCAGCTGATGATTTGCGTCACCACCTCATCGATTACAAGGCTGCCAGTGCTACTTTAGATAAGAAGGGTGTACCCAATACGCCCGAAGGAACAGAAGCTCGTGCTGCTATGGAAACAACAAAGAAGAGCGCTGAAGGTCAGATTAACGAACTGCTGAATGAAGCCTTTTCTGGAGCCCGTGTATTTCAGGCGGGTGGAAACGAAATTCTTGGAAATAACTTACAGGATATGATACTTGAAGCTGCTGGGAATTCTCTCCAGCGCCTGTACCCTCAGTTCTATGTCGCTGACCATAATGGGTGGGAAAAAGTATACTCCAATGCCAAAAAAGGTTCCCCGGATGCCCTCAAAGCGGTAGGTTATGAAGGTGAACCAGCTACAAACCCTGTATGCAAAAATATTTTGGGATTTATTGCAGGGGGCAAGAAAGGTTCAGAGATCCGCAGCCATTTTGAAGATGAAAATTTCGGATGGTCTGGAGATGCCATGGATGGTGGAATCCAGGTGCTCCTAGTAGCAGGTCTCATAAGGGCACAGGACGAGCATGGTCAGGGTATTGATCCCAGGGAACTGGAACGAAAAGCTATAGGCAAAGTTATATTCAAGGTAGAATCGTCCACGGTGACAACTCCGCAGAGGCTTCAGGTACGCAAACTCCTGCAAAAGCTGGGTTGCCAGTTCAAACAGGGCGAAGAACTAGCAGTTATACCCGAATTTCTTCAAAAGATGAATGGATTAGCCCATCGTGCTGGGGGTGAAGCTCCCAAGCCAGAGCTGCCAAATATCTCATCATTGGAAGAAATTCGACTGGAAGTCGGAAACGAACAACTTCTTTCTCTCTATAATCGTAAAGATGAACTCACACAGGCTATCGATTATTGGAATAACCTGGCTGAGCGTATCGAAAGGCGCTGGCCTTCCTGGATAAGTCTCCAGGAACTACTTAGGCATGCGGGAGAAATGAAAGCTGTCCAGGAAGCACGTCAGCAGGCTGAAACTATCGAACATCAACGCCTGTTACTGGCTGAACCAGACCTGATTCAACCTCTTGTTAAGTCTCTTGAAGATGTTTTACGCAAGGAGCTGATGGCTCAACAAAAGCGCTATGCAGATGAACTAAAAAAACAGAAACAGCAACTGGAAGCAGATTCCTC
- a CDS encoding BREX protein BrxB domain-containing protein — protein MSKIKRLVQSYRSYIAIPWRSDAAAAQRVIFCVYNESDELRLRTGIDEFQIATRDFGHGWALFDLTYTFADWLAKQRYAKKYFQQPHLLNGLMHRYLAYIKQEFEKFLEVNSVTEGSVVALMGVGSLFDFLKIKDVVEELAPLVEGRLLVFFPGSYENNNYRLLDGYDGWNYLAVPITADREI, from the coding sequence GTGAGCAAAATTAAGCGACTTGTACAATCATACAGAAGTTATATCGCAATTCCATGGAGGAGCGATGCGGCTGCAGCCCAGCGTGTCATCTTCTGTGTTTATAACGAAAGTGATGAACTCCGCCTAAGGACAGGAATTGATGAATTTCAAATTGCTACCCGTGATTTCGGTCATGGATGGGCTTTGTTTGATCTAACATACACGTTTGCCGATTGGCTTGCTAAACAACGTTATGCAAAAAAATACTTTCAGCAGCCCCATCTTCTCAATGGACTGATGCATCGGTATCTTGCCTATATCAAGCAGGAATTTGAGAAGTTCCTTGAGGTTAATTCGGTCACCGAAGGATCAGTAGTAGCTTTAATGGGTGTTGGTTCACTTTTCGATTTTTTAAAGATAAAAGATGTGGTAGAAGAGCTTGCTCCACTTGTTGAAGGCAGGCTGTTGGTTTTCTTCCCAGGGAGCTACGAAAACAACAATTACCGTCTACTCGATGGGTATGACGGATGGAACTATCTTGCAGTGCCAATTACTGCAGACAGAGAAATTTGA
- a CDS encoding DUF927 domain-containing protein, with protein sequence MPSLAEILGSAAKFNSVEDMEEFVYSEHDNLSPEEQVSQEELENFVAGLASAIESQSTVFSYEYMDSILEKEEVPENKEDKLEAAYKFSRANIARYDPDETEIYINTHLKKHFKLTATETNSIIKAIKRENKNSKKQSFTQVSATKESSVKYGDNINSEVLDNWSEYITPAVDNGYYIIDDHGIIRVEERLGKDGDISEKCIDVCRSPFILCGISQPVNGTGTYYKLRFTTSKGCTKEAWVNHSDLITKKGINDQLVSLDINCPENGLQRETIEYVSRSIAEFSRFYKTEYSAAQCGWNEDKTIFVLGTRMITSDGITDLLPIGIDSNFEELNKNGTLEAWMEATEPILSHDLARFKAYDAFTAPINYLLGVESHMCDHYGDTSTGKTLTSKIALSMVGKPGKGGLSYTADSTPKGLLIRVKEHSDLPILIDETSKAGESFATVVYAIANEMGRVKSTKDGKSDGGETYRSTVLVTGENSLRDSLTNAGQMLRVFELSEALPSIDAEIVRNAYSSIDENYGHIIELYMQEVFKMKEDGTLKTLYEDCYALLPETTTNVEGRSKNIFAGIMTAGKILEKVFKDIGFSAKSPDQVVNKYFFQCVCEKPIEMEHIRALRIILDWTQSDYGSFTICNEQETLSEGNGFKRNGYIDEDYIDVIGTCLTDKLDKQHGMKTTKIKEHWARDGIIVPKTCKNWQFKRDGKTVNGIRIYRKKAEELLGYNDGSGGVTDVPLNNDVRLMMRTVSFLTEVRGQAEKSLINQTVNNIDTEYLLCMLVKNGKIMKVAEDTYKSF encoded by the coding sequence ATGCCTTCTCTCGCAGAAATTCTCGGTAGCGCAGCCAAATTCAACAGCGTAGAAGACATGGAAGAATTCGTATATTCTGAGCACGACAATCTTTCGCCTGAAGAACAGGTATCTCAGGAAGAACTTGAAAATTTTGTTGCTGGACTTGCAAGTGCAATTGAATCTCAATCGACTGTATTCAGTTATGAGTATATGGACTCTATTCTGGAAAAAGAAGAAGTCCCTGAAAATAAGGAAGACAAACTCGAAGCAGCATACAAGTTCTCAAGGGCTAACATAGCTAGATATGACCCAGATGAAACTGAAATCTATATAAATACACATCTTAAGAAGCATTTTAAACTTACTGCAACTGAAACCAACTCAATCATCAAAGCAATTAAGAGGGAAAATAAGAATTCCAAGAAACAGTCTTTCACTCAGGTCTCTGCAACTAAAGAATCCAGTGTAAAATACGGAGACAACATCAACAGTGAAGTCCTTGACAACTGGAGCGAGTACATCACACCTGCTGTAGATAACGGTTACTACATAATTGATGATCACGGAATCATAAGAGTTGAAGAAAGATTAGGAAAAGACGGTGACATATCCGAGAAATGCATTGATGTTTGCAGATCCCCTTTCATCCTGTGTGGAATAAGTCAGCCTGTAAATGGAACTGGTACCTACTACAAACTAAGGTTTACTACATCAAAAGGCTGCACCAAGGAAGCCTGGGTTAATCATTCAGATTTGATAACAAAGAAGGGAATCAACGACCAGCTTGTGTCCCTTGACATAAACTGCCCTGAAAACGGTCTTCAGAGAGAGACAATCGAATATGTAAGCAGATCAATTGCAGAGTTCAGCAGATTTTACAAGACAGAGTACTCAGCAGCTCAGTGTGGCTGGAATGAAGATAAGACAATATTCGTCTTGGGAACTCGAATGATTACAAGTGATGGCATAACAGATCTGCTCCCAATCGGTATTGACAGTAACTTCGAGGAGCTCAATAAGAATGGGACTCTGGAAGCCTGGATGGAAGCTACAGAACCCATACTCTCACACGATCTTGCAAGGTTCAAAGCCTATGATGCCTTTACAGCACCAATCAACTACCTTCTAGGTGTCGAAAGCCACATGTGCGACCACTATGGAGACACTTCAACAGGGAAGACTCTTACAAGTAAAATAGCACTCTCGATGGTAGGAAAACCTGGGAAAGGCGGTCTTTCATATACAGCAGACAGCACCCCAAAAGGACTGCTCATCCGAGTAAAAGAGCACTCAGACCTGCCAATTCTCATCGATGAAACCTCCAAAGCCGGAGAAAGCTTCGCAACAGTTGTTTACGCTATCGCAAATGAAATGGGAAGAGTAAAGTCAACTAAAGATGGGAAATCCGATGGAGGGGAAACATACAGGTCTACAGTACTGGTAACTGGAGAAAACTCCCTGAGAGACTCCCTGACAAATGCAGGTCAAATGCTCAGGGTATTTGAACTGAGTGAAGCTCTTCCATCAATAGATGCTGAAATAGTAAGAAATGCTTACAGCTCAATTGATGAAAACTACGGTCACATAATAGAACTCTACATGCAGGAAGTGTTCAAAATGAAAGAAGACGGAACACTCAAAACACTGTATGAAGACTGCTATGCCCTGCTGCCTGAAACAACAACAAATGTAGAAGGAAGGTCAAAAAACATCTTTGCTGGAATTATGACCGCAGGAAAGATCCTTGAAAAAGTGTTTAAAGACATTGGTTTCAGTGCAAAAAGCCCAGATCAGGTAGTCAACAAATACTTCTTCCAGTGTGTTTGCGAAAAACCAATCGAAATGGAGCACATCAGGGCCCTGAGAATTATACTCGACTGGACACAATCTGACTATGGCTCTTTCACAATCTGCAACGAGCAGGAAACCCTGTCTGAAGGAAACGGATTCAAGAGGAATGGATACATAGATGAAGATTACATCGATGTAATTGGAACCTGTCTTACAGATAAGCTGGACAAGCAACACGGAATGAAAACTACTAAGATCAAAGAACATTGGGCAAGGGATGGTATAATTGTACCAAAAACCTGCAAGAACTGGCAATTTAAGAGAGACGGAAAAACAGTAAATGGAATAAGGATATACAGAAAGAAAGCTGAAGAATTACTTGGCTACAATGATGGTTCCGGAGGCGTAACAGATGTCCCTCTTAACAACGATGTAAGGCTAATGATGAGGACTGTCAGCTTCCTGACAGAAGTGCGTGGGCAGGCTGAGAAGAGCCTCATAAACCAGACTGTGAACAACATTGATACCGAGTACCTGCTCTGCATGCTTGTAAAAAATGGGAAGATCATGAAGGTTGCTGAAGATACGTACAAAAGCTTCTAA
- a CDS encoding DUF1249 domain-containing protein: MRRTVYEIIFARFQQMRIIDESGEMQADYMKFVSSGLMPLNVDKLTSDTIALAHNGKQNGDVMADPDMEVRIYPELKMAEALTFRNDYMGIYQEVYPEPGKYYPKLKKELNYFLNNWLKTMIDIQGYRLTVEERE; the protein is encoded by the coding sequence ATGAGAAGAACGGTTTATGAGATAATTTTTGCAAGATTTCAGCAGATGAGAATTATTGACGAATCCGGAGAAATGCAAGCTGACTATATGAAGTTTGTAAGCTCCGGTTTAATGCCTTTAAACGTGGATAAGCTTACATCTGATACAATCGCACTGGCACACAACGGAAAGCAAAATGGGGATGTCATGGCAGACCCTGATATGGAAGTAAGAATTTATCCAGAATTGAAAATGGCCGAGGCTTTAACTTTTAGAAATGATTACATGGGGATATATCAAGAAGTATATCCAGAGCCTGGGAAATACTATCCGAAACTCAAGAAGGAGCTTAACTACTTTCTGAACAATTGGCTTAAAACTATGATTGATATTCAAGGGTATCGGTTAACAGTGGAAGAGAGGGAATAA